In Myxococcota bacterium, the genomic stretch ACGATCAGCCCGGCCACGCCCGGTGACTCGCCGCGGAGCTGGCAGGTGAGCAGCCGCAGCGCGTGGTACTTCATCGCGAGCACCGAGGCCTCGAGCCGGCCCAACCGATCGCGCAGCACCGGTGAGTCGATCGCGCGCGCGCCCGAAACCGTCTCGCTCTCCATCAGCGCCACGAGCGAAGCGAACATCGACTCGGTCTGACCCGTGCTGCCGAGCATGTTGCGCTCGTGGCGCAACGTGGTGTTGCCGATCTTCCAGCCCTCGCCGCGCTTCCCGACCAGGCTCGTCTTCGGCACGCGCACGTCGCTGAAGAACACCTCGTTGAACTCGGCGTTCCCGGTCAGCGTGTGCAGCGGGCGCACGTCGATGCCCGGCGTGCTCATGGGAAACACGAGATACGAGATGCCCTCGTGCTTGGGCGCGTTCGGCTCGGTGCGGATCAGCGCGAACATCATGTCGGATTCGCGCGCGGTCGAGGTCCAGATCTTCTGGCCGTTGATCCGCCACGAGTCACCGTCGTCGGTCGCGCGGGTCTGCAGGCTCGCCAGGTCGCTTCCGGAGCCCGGCTCGCTGTAACCCTGGCACCAGACCATCTCGCCGCGAATGGTCGGGCCCACGTAGCGCCGTTTCTGCTCCTCGCTGCCGTGCTCGAGCAGCGTCGGCACCAGCATCGACGGCCCCTGGCCCGCGATCCCGCGCGAGACACCCGCGCGCGCGAACTCCTCGTCGATGATGATCGACTGGAGCAGGTCCGGCGCCCGGCCTGCGCCGCCGTACTCGCGCGGAATGGTGCGCGCCGCGTAGCCGTGCTCGATCAGCGTGCGCTGCCAGGCCAGCGCGCGCTCGCGCGAGGCCAGCGCGCCGCGCCCGATGCCCGCCTTGGGCGCGTCCGGATGCGCCTCCAGAAACCGCCGCACCTCGGAGCGAAACGCCTCGTACTCGGGGCCGTAGGAGAGATCCATGCGGTCATTCTGTGCGGCGCTCCGTCGCCGTGTCCAACGCCTCGGCTAGTATGGTCCGGGAAATGGACGTGTTTACGGGGCTCCTGGTCATCGTCGCGTGCCTGGCCCTGTCCGCCTTCTTCTCGACCAGCGAGACGGCCCTGCTGCGTATGCGGGAGCACGAGATCGAGGCCGACATCCGCGAAGCCCGGGGGCCGTCGGCGTTCGCGATCCGGGACCTCTTGAACTCCACCTCGCGCATGCTGGTGACGATCCTGCTCGCGAACAGTCTGGTGAACATCCTCGGGCCCAGCGTCGCCACCGCGCTGGCCGTGCACTGGCTGGGCGACCAGAAGGGCATCCTGGTCTCGACCCTGGTCATGACCGTGCTGATCCTGGTGCTGGGCGAGGTGCTGCCCAAGGCTTTCGCGGTGGCGCACCCGCGGCGGGTGTCACATGCCGTGGCTCTGCCGCTGTATCTCCTGCACAAGCTGCTCTGGCCCGTGCACGTGCTGTTCGATCGGATCATCGAGCCGTTCGTGCGCGTGCTGGCCGGCGCCGACACGCAAGGCCGGCGAGTCACCACGGTCGAGGACGTGGTGGCGCTGGCGCGCGAGGCTTCGGCCGCGCAGCCGGACGCGCAGCCGCTCGAGATCATCGGCGCCACCGCGGGCGCGGCGGAGATGACCGTGAAGGAGATCATGGTCCCGCGCGCCGAGGTCGTGTGTTTCCCGATCGACATCGACCCCGCCGAGCTGCTCGAGAAGGTCATGGAGGAGCGTTACACGCGCGTCCTGATCTACGAGGGCTCGATCGACGCGATCGTGGGCGTGGTGCACCTGAAGGACCTGGTGAAGCTGTCGAGCGGCGGCGGGGGCGACCTGCACACCATCCTGAAGCCCGTGCTGCGCGTGCCGGAGCGCAAGCCGATCCTGCGGCTCTTGGCCGACATGCAGCGCAACTTCGTGCACATGGCGGTCGTGAAGGACGAGTTCGGAGTCACTCTGGGCATCGTGACTCAGGAGGACATCCTCGAGGAGATCGTCGGCGAGATCCGCGACGAGTTCGACCGCGAGGAGCTGCTCACCATCCGCGAGCTGCCGGGCGGCGGCTACCAGGCGCTGGGCCGGCTCAAGGTCGCCGACTTCAACCGCGAGACCGACTGGGACGTGCCCGCGCAGCGCGGCGACACGCTGGCGGGCCTGGTGTTCAACGCGCTCGGCCGCGCGCCGCGCAAGGGCGACGTGGTGCGCGTGCCCGGCTACGAGTTCACCGTGGTCGACATCTCGGGCACCCGAATCACGCAGGTGCGGGTCACGCGCTGCAAGGACGACCAGCCGCCCGACGACGGCTAGCCGCGGCTTAGACGTCCTCGTCCTCGTCGATGGGCTTGAGCAAGATGGGCGAGGGCGCGTACTCGGGTCCCCCGGTCCAGCCGGGTATCTGCGCGGCCTGCGCGAGCCACGAGCGCGCGATCGACTCCTCGATCACCACGCTCGAGTTGTCGAACGACTCGAGCAGAGTCTCCCACAGCGCACGCCCGCCGCTCTTCCACCAGAGCGGGGCAGGGCACTCGAAGTCGATCGCCAGCTTGACCAGCACGCGGAGCGGAATCCTAGCCGATGCCAGCGAGCTGTGTCGCAAGCGAGCGCGGAAGCGCTCGCGCGCAGCGAGGCGGAGCCGAGCGAAGCGCGGGTGGGTCGAGCTCTGCTCGCCCGGGACCCGCTCAGTTCAGCATGGCCGCTCTCATGCGAGAGCGGAGGCGCGACACGGCCTTCGAGTGGATCTGGCAGACGCGCGACTCGGTGATGCCGAGGATCTGACCGATCTCTTTCAGGTTCAGGTCCTCGTAGTAGTAGAGCGAGATCACCAGCCGCTCCTTCTCGGGCAGGCCGGCGATGCCGTTGGCCAGCGCCTGAGTCAGCTCGCGCTGTTTCAGCTGCGCGAACGGGTCCTCGGCGTTCACGTCCTCGAGGTTCCCGCTGGGCAGCGGCTGGTCGTTGTCGCTCTGACCGCGCAGGTCGTCGAGGTTCACCATCGAGACACCGCGCGTCTGGTTGACGAGCATGTGGAAGTCGTCGATGCCCAGCCCCAGGCTGGTCGCGACCTCGTCCTCGGTCGCGGGCCGGCCGAGTCTCTGCTCGACCGCGTTGGTGGCCTGCTCGAGCTGGCGGCTCTTCTGGCGCACCGAGCGCGGCACCCAGTCCAGCGACCGCAGCTGGTCGAGGATGGCGCCGCGTATGCGGAACTCGGCGTACGTCTTGAACTTGCAGTCCTTGGTCGGGTCGTATTTGTCGACCGCGTCCATGAGACCGATCACGCCGGTGTTGTGTAAGTCCTCGAGGTCCACGTGAGACGGCAGCCGGACGGCGATGCGACTCACGATGTAACTGATCAAGGAAGTATGCTCGATGACGATCCGTTCCTTGAGCTCCGGCGGGATGCGACCGTGCCGTTGCCAAGCTTGCCGGATGAGAGACTCCATCCGCTCCACTCCTCCCCGGCCATGGACGTTGGCCGGCCCCTGCGCGCGCAGGCGTGTGCAAAGGAGGTGCCCGGCACTCCATCGGCGGCGGCGCGTCTGGGCTTGATCGGGGTCGTGGATGCGCAACTATGCGGAAACAAAGCGGAAAGCGAGCGGTTTCGGCCGCCGGGCCAGACCGGGGCAAGTGTCTCGACCCGGGCCCTGGCGCGCTCTGCTGTCGGTTCCTTGACACTGCGCGATGAGCGGAGCGCTGGGATCCCGACGCTCGATGTGATTCCGATCTCAACAGAACCCGCGATTCGTCCGAAGTACGACGACATGGCAGAAGACGAGGAGCAGCTCCTCGAAACGCCCGCCCGGCGGGTCGCTCCGCGCTACATCGTGCGCATTCCCGTCGTGCTGCGCGTCGGCACGACGGAGCACGAGGGCACGCTGGTCGACATCTCGGACAGCGGCGTGCGCGTCGAGTGCCGCCCGCCACGCCTGGCGCCCGGCACCTCGGTGTCACTCGAGATGCGCTGGCTCAAGTCGCCCGAGCCGATCATCATGCTGGCGAAGTTCGTGCGCGAGACGCCGGCGGGCTGCGCGCTGCGCTTCGCCGACCCCGACCCGTTCCTGCGCGTGTTCGTGAAGCTCGCGCGCGCGAACGACGCGTCCGTGTCGGACCGGGTCGAGAAGGTCCTGACCGAGTTCTGAGCTGCGCCTAGCGCAGCAGCGCCTTGCGGATCTTGTCCCTGGTCTCGGGCGAGTGACCCAGGTCCAGGTCGAGCAGCTGCGCGCCCAGCGCGCGGTACAGGTCGGCGAGCTCGGGCGCGCGCGCGAGCTTCTCGAGGTGGCGCGCGATCGTGTCCGCGTCGCCGCGCACGATCGGCCCGGAGAGCGCGCGCTCGAGCGGCTGCTGCGCCGCGTTGGCCGCCGCGCCGGCGAGCAGCGGCGCGAGCGCGGCGCGCGCTTCGGCCTCGGGCAGTCCGGCGAGCGTCCAGGCGCGGCGCGCGGCGAGCAGGAGCGCTACCGCGTAGTTGCTCGCGAACACCGCGGCGGCGTGGTAGAGCGTGCGGTCCGCGCCGTCGACGCGCAGCGCGCGCCCGCCCAGGCTCCCCGCCAGCGCTTCGAGCTGCGGTGACAGGGCGGGGCCGGCACAGATCCCGATCGTGACTCCCCCGAACGCGTTCGGCCCCGGGTCGCCGGCGGGAAAGGCGCGCAGCGGGTGGAAGGCGCCCGGCAGCGCGTCCTGGGCCGCGGCGCGGTCGAGGGCCGAGAGGTCGAGGGCGCCGCTCGTGTGCACCACGGCCTGACCCGCGCGCCAGGTCAGCTCGGAGGCGACCGCGGCCACCGCGGAGTCGGGCAGCGTCAGGAACACCCAGTCACAGCGCTGGGCGACCTCTTGCGCCGAGCGGGCTTCGGCGCCGTCGATCCGACGCGCGAGCGCGCGGGCGCTGTTGTCGCGCCGGCTGGCGACGGCCGCGACGCGCTGGCCCTTCTCTGCCAGCGCCAGCGCCAGCGCCGTGCCGACGCGTCCGGCCCCGATGATCCCGATGACAGACACCGCACTCTAACTCGGCATGTTCGCTGCCGATATTGTGTGTGGCGGACACCCACTTGGCGGACCTTTCCATACGTTTCCCGAGCACGATCCTGAGGCAGCGCTTCGAGCGCGCGCGCTCGCTCCCCCTCGAAGGGCAGATGCGCGAGTGCGTCGACTATCTGCAGAACCCCGAGGTCCTGATCCAGGAGTTCGTCGACGCGTACGTCGCGGTCGAGAGCTGCTGTGACCCGGACGAGCAGCAGTTCCAGGTGCTGTCACCGG encodes the following:
- a CDS encoding acyl-CoA dehydrogenase family protein; this encodes MDLSYGPEYEAFRSEVRRFLEAHPDAPKAGIGRGALASRERALAWQRTLIEHGYAARTIPREYGGAGRAPDLLQSIIIDEEFARAGVSRGIAGQGPSMLVPTLLEHGSEEQKRRYVGPTIRGEMVWCQGYSEPGSGSDLASLQTRATDDGDSWRINGQKIWTSTARESDMMFALIRTEPNAPKHEGISYLVFPMSTPGIDVRPLHTLTGNAEFNEVFFSDVRVPKTSLVGKRGEGWKIGNTTLRHERNMLGSTGQTESMFASLVALMESETVSGARAIDSPVLRDRLGRLEASVLAMKYHALRLLTCQLRGESPGVAGLIVKLQGCELNHQIAALALDVLGELGPLHRDSPHLRAGGAWPYQWMFSLGLIIGGGTAQIQKNIIAERGLGLPREPKAA
- a CDS encoding hemolysin family protein; this translates as MDVFTGLLVIVACLALSAFFSTSETALLRMREHEIEADIREARGPSAFAIRDLLNSTSRMLVTILLANSLVNILGPSVATALAVHWLGDQKGILVSTLVMTVLILVLGEVLPKAFAVAHPRRVSHAVALPLYLLHKLLWPVHVLFDRIIEPFVRVLAGADTQGRRVTTVEDVVALAREASAAQPDAQPLEIIGATAGAAEMTVKEIMVPRAEVVCFPIDIDPAELLEKVMEERYTRVLIYEGSIDAIVGVVHLKDLVKLSSGGGGDLHTILKPVLRVPERKPILRLLADMQRNFVHMAVVKDEFGVTLGIVTQEDILEEIVGEIRDEFDREELLTIRELPGGGYQALGRLKVADFNRETDWDVPAQRGDTLAGLVFNALGRAPRKGDVVRVPGYEFTVVDISGTRITQVRVTRCKDDQPPDDG
- a CDS encoding FliA/WhiG family RNA polymerase sigma factor, with the protein product MESLIRQAWQRHGRIPPELKERIVIEHTSLISYIVSRIAVRLPSHVDLEDLHNTGVIGLMDAVDKYDPTKDCKFKTYAEFRIRGAILDQLRSLDWVPRSVRQKSRQLEQATNAVEQRLGRPATEDEVATSLGLGIDDFHMLVNQTRGVSMVNLDDLRGQSDNDQPLPSGNLEDVNAEDPFAQLKQRELTQALANGIAGLPEKERLVISLYYYEDLNLKEIGQILGITESRVCQIHSKAVSRLRSRMRAAMLN
- a CDS encoding PilZ domain-containing protein, producing the protein MAEDEEQLLETPARRVAPRYIVRIPVVLRVGTTEHEGTLVDISDSGVRVECRPPRLAPGTSVSLEMRWLKSPEPIIMLAKFVRETPAGCALRFADPDPFLRVFVKLARANDASVSDRVEKVLTEF
- a CDS encoding DUF2520 domain-containing protein, coding for MSVIGIIGAGRVGTALALALAEKGQRVAAVASRRDNSARALARRIDGAEARSAQEVAQRCDWVFLTLPDSAVAAVASELTWRAGQAVVHTSGALDLSALDRAAAQDALPGAFHPLRAFPAGDPGPNAFGGVTIGICAGPALSPQLEALAGSLGGRALRVDGADRTLYHAAAVFASNYAVALLLAARRAWTLAGLPEAEARAALAPLLAGAAANAAQQPLERALSGPIVRGDADTIARHLEKLARAPELADLYRALGAQLLDLDLGHSPETRDKIRKALLR